The Faecalibacterium prausnitzii genome includes a window with the following:
- a CDS encoding D-alanyl-D-alanine carboxypeptidase family protein, whose product MKRIFALFLSLAVLFSCLAVTAGAMFDPSPVYEVQARSAYIVNTDTNIIVYDKDSQKQVPAGGLTKYMTIALVMTNYADQLDNTFTMPFAISDYVHNSDNADMRSGETFTYREALYAMVTRNANEAAMGLAYELSGGDLTGWVSQMNTLSQRIGTTGSTWTDACGLDSGNTTTAVDMYLILRYLMSFDAFREISSAPTFTMPAKEKHAKSFVLVSQNVALNKTSGGKFYRSAMQGGICDVMAYKNDNGDQSYVSWANKNGATYIFCIMQSPDTCDDYGYANRRPALCETTKLIDWVFDSFSIQAALDTDQALAEIPVKYSSDTDTLQLYPDDNMMTLLPSSGDGTVTQKYFHLPDYAAAPIHQGDVIGTVELKLAGETIGVVNLIAGQDVRQNALLFTVSKVQDFFHSLYLKVVIVMSLLALAIYGLWWLLNVWHGRRPTKKIHRR is encoded by the coding sequence ATGAAACGTATTTTTGCCCTCTTTTTGTCTCTGGCGGTCCTGTTCAGCTGTTTGGCTGTGACGGCAGGCGCCATGTTCGACCCCAGCCCCGTCTACGAGGTGCAGGCCAGGAGCGCCTACATCGTGAACACCGACACCAACATCATCGTCTACGACAAGGACAGCCAGAAGCAGGTGCCGGCCGGCGGCCTGACGAAATACATGACCATCGCTCTGGTGATGACCAACTACGCCGACCAGCTCGACAACACCTTTACCATGCCGTTCGCCATCTCGGATTACGTCCACAACTCCGACAACGCAGACATGCGCTCCGGCGAGACCTTCACCTACCGGGAAGCGCTCTACGCCATGGTGACACGGAACGCCAACGAGGCCGCGATGGGCCTGGCGTACGAGCTTTCCGGCGGAGACCTGACCGGGTGGGTGAGCCAGATGAACACCCTGTCCCAGCGCATCGGCACGACGGGCAGCACCTGGACCGATGCCTGCGGCCTGGACAGCGGCAATACCACCACCGCCGTGGACATGTACCTCATCCTGCGCTACCTGATGAGCTTTGATGCCTTCCGGGAGATCTCCAGCGCCCCGACCTTCACGATGCCCGCCAAGGAAAAACACGCCAAGAGCTTCGTTCTGGTCAGCCAGAACGTGGCCCTGAACAAAACGAGCGGCGGCAAGTTCTACCGCAGCGCGATGCAGGGCGGCATCTGCGACGTGATGGCCTACAAGAACGACAACGGCGACCAGAGCTATGTCTCCTGGGCCAACAAGAACGGCGCGACCTATATCTTCTGCATCATGCAGAGCCCCGACACCTGCGACGATTACGGCTACGCGAACCGCCGCCCGGCCCTGTGTGAGACGACCAAGCTCATCGACTGGGTGTTCGACAGCTTCTCCATCCAGGCCGCGCTGGACACCGACCAGGCTCTGGCCGAGATCCCGGTGAAGTATTCATCCGACACTGACACGCTGCAGCTTTACCCCGACGACAACATGATGACCCTGCTGCCCTCTTCCGGCGACGGCACCGTCACCCAGAAATACTTCCATCTGCCCGATTACGCCGCCGCCCCCATCCATCAGGGCGACGTCATCGGCACGGTGGAGCTCAAGCTGGCCGGTGAGACCATCGGTGTGGTCAACCTCATCGCCGGGCAGGATGTCCGCCAGAACGCCCTGCTCTTCACCGTCTCGAAGGTGCAGGACTTTTTCCACAGCCTCTACCTGAAGGTCGTGATCGTCATGAGCCTGCTCGCCCTCGCCATCTATGGCCTGTGGTGGCTGCTCAATGTCTGGCATGGCCGCAGACCGACCAAAAAGATCCACCGCCGCTGA
- a CDS encoding peptidoglycan-binding domain-containing protein: MARLLIYDAYENKVYTYNSLSENDPMPYSTGRTLTLREFRGRSNSPVLWTTIAAMEAWNLTRRTYGRGIPVGYAFRRIWEGGHGTRSQHYAGVAFDVGQSLSRTQRTAIYRAARATGAWGYVEPLSQTPTWVHFDRRYGTPACRGTTAGFPTLRRGSRGCYVMILQDALSTLGYQTGNRIDGLFGTRTEEALRGYQRRTSLAVDGVCGCNTWKKITTAVIGVGRTKTTID, from the coding sequence ATGGCACGGCTGCTTATTTACGATGCCTACGAAAACAAGGTCTACACCTATAACAGCCTGAGCGAGAACGACCCCATGCCCTACAGCACCGGCCGGACCCTGACCCTGCGGGAGTTCCGGGGCAGATCGAACAGCCCGGTGCTCTGGACCACCATCGCGGCGATGGAGGCCTGGAACCTGACCCGCCGCACGTACGGCCGCGGCATCCCGGTGGGGTATGCGTTCCGCCGCATCTGGGAGGGCGGCCACGGCACCCGCAGCCAGCACTATGCGGGGGTGGCCTTTGATGTGGGCCAGAGCCTCAGCCGGACCCAGCGCACGGCCATCTACAGGGCCGCCCGCGCGACCGGGGCGTGGGGCTACGTGGAGCCGCTGAGCCAGACGCCCACCTGGGTCCACTTCGACCGCCGCTACGGCACTCCCGCGTGCCGCGGTACCACAGCGGGCTTCCCCACCCTGCGGCGGGGGAGCCGGGGCTGCTATGTGATGATCCTGCAGGACGCCCTCTCGACGCTGGGCTACCAGACCGGGAACCGCATCGACGGCCTGTTCGGCACCCGGACGGAAGAGGCGCTCCGGGGCTATCAGCGCCGCACCAGCCTCGCGGTGGACGGCGTCTGCGGCTGCAATACCTGGAAAAAGATCACCACAGCCGTCATCGGCGTGGGCCGGACCAAAACGACGATCGACTGA
- the atpC gene encoding ATP synthase F1 subunit epsilon: MQKFMLNITASSGEFYQGDCESLTLPTGDGVYGVQAGHSPVLVALHMGMLQFTVNGETRDVLVGDGIAEVTPTFVLLLVDSAERPEDIDRNRAEAARIRAEERLQHKQSMHEYYQSKIALDRAMQRLQTAAKYKR, translated from the coding sequence ATGCAGAAGTTCATGCTGAACATCACCGCTTCCAGCGGCGAGTTTTATCAGGGCGATTGTGAGAGCCTGACCCTGCCCACCGGCGACGGTGTGTATGGTGTGCAGGCCGGCCACAGCCCGGTGCTGGTGGCCCTGCACATGGGGATGCTGCAATTCACCGTGAACGGGGAGACCCGTGATGTACTGGTGGGCGACGGCATTGCCGAAGTGACCCCCACCTTCGTTCTGCTGCTGGTGGACAGCGCCGAGCGTCCGGAGGACATCGACCGCAACCGCGCCGAGGCCGCCCGCATCCGCGCCGAAGAGCGCTTACAGCACAAGCAGAGCATGCACGAGTATTACCAGAGCAAGATCGCTCTTGACCGTGCCATGCAGCGCCTGCAGACCGCCGCAAAGTACAAGCGGTAA
- the recG gene encoding ATP-dependent DNA helicase RecG, whose protein sequence is MPAQTTETHTTLTPDTPVRYLKGVGPKTAERFEKLGIVTLADLLCHYPRRYMDFSKPYSIAEAPCDTECVVKAEVFAKPGGRILPGGRRMERITAGDDVSSLEITWFNNPYAAQKLELGQAYYFQGIVTGGMLRRQMVNPQVRTEAQITAAPFEAVYPQTDGLSSSVIARCVRQLLPHAELLPDPLPPEMRQKYRLLSKAEAVRAIHCPESEEAAFAARRRLIYEELLILQLGIGRMKNRDSAATGAPMQLLDPQPFWDALPFAPTGAQRRAVTEILTDMAGGQSMNRLLQGDVGSGKTLVAAAAIWACIRSGYQAALLAPTEILASQHAENLNRMLAPFGMRVALLTGGMKAAARRTTLAAIRNDEADLVVGTHAILSEGVAFARLGLAVVDEQHRFGVRQRGLLAEKAENPHLLVMSATPIPRTLGLLLYGDLDISILDELPPGRKPVKTRCITGKKRRDLYGFLDREINAGRQVYIVCPAIEDTPDGGLNAVKTYYEDIAKALLPDRRVGLMHGKLKPKEKAAVMEDFKAGQLDALVSTTVIEVGVDVPNATVMVIENAERYGLSALHQLRGRVGRGAAESWCFLVSDNTSEPVQKRLKFLCSTADGFAVAQYDLETRGPGDFFGSRQHGLPTLQIADLMNDTRTLHAAQSEAATLLAEDPLLTAPDHALLAAQVEQMFEKAGAMN, encoded by the coding sequence ATGCCCGCTCAAACCACCGAGACCCACACCACCCTGACCCCCGATACGCCGGTGCGGTATCTGAAAGGCGTCGGCCCCAAGACCGCCGAGCGGTTCGAGAAGCTGGGCATCGTGACGCTGGCGGACCTGCTCTGCCACTATCCGCGCAGATATATGGATTTTTCAAAGCCCTACTCCATTGCCGAGGCACCTTGCGACACCGAGTGCGTCGTGAAGGCCGAGGTGTTCGCCAAGCCCGGCGGACGCATCCTGCCCGGCGGGCGGCGGATGGAGCGGATCACGGCGGGGGACGATGTTTCCAGCCTGGAGATCACCTGGTTCAACAACCCCTACGCCGCCCAGAAGCTGGAACTGGGGCAGGCATATTATTTTCAGGGCATCGTGACCGGCGGGATGCTCCGCCGCCAGATGGTCAACCCGCAGGTGCGCACCGAGGCGCAGATCACCGCCGCCCCCTTCGAGGCCGTCTACCCCCAGACCGATGGGCTTTCGAGCAGCGTCATCGCCCGGTGTGTCCGCCAGCTGCTCCCCCATGCCGAGCTTCTGCCCGACCCGCTGCCGCCGGAGATGCGCCAGAAATACCGCCTGCTCTCCAAGGCAGAGGCCGTGCGGGCCATCCACTGCCCGGAGAGCGAGGAGGCCGCCTTTGCGGCCCGGCGGCGGCTCATCTACGAAGAACTGCTCATTTTGCAGCTGGGCATCGGCCGGATGAAGAACCGGGACAGCGCCGCCACCGGGGCACCGATGCAGCTTCTCGACCCGCAGCCGTTCTGGGACGCGCTGCCCTTCGCCCCCACCGGGGCCCAGCGGCGGGCTGTGACGGAGATCCTGACCGACATGGCGGGCGGGCAGTCCATGAACCGCCTGCTGCAGGGCGATGTGGGCAGCGGCAAAACGCTGGTGGCGGCAGCCGCCATCTGGGCCTGCATCCGCAGCGGCTATCAGGCAGCACTGCTGGCCCCCACTGAGATTCTGGCTTCCCAGCATGCCGAGAACCTGAACCGGATGCTGGCCCCGTTCGGGATGCGGGTCGCTCTGCTGACCGGCGGCATGAAAGCCGCCGCCCGCCGCACCACGCTGGCCGCCATCCGGAACGACGAAGCCGACCTCGTGGTGGGCACCCACGCCATCCTCAGCGAGGGAGTCGCCTTTGCCCGGCTGGGTCTGGCCGTGGTGGACGAACAGCACCGCTTCGGGGTGCGGCAGCGGGGCCTGCTGGCCGAAAAAGCCGAGAACCCCCACCTGCTGGTCATGAGCGCCACGCCCATCCCCCGCACGCTGGGGCTGCTCCTCTACGGCGACCTCGACATCTCGATCCTCGACGAACTGCCGCCGGGCCGCAAGCCGGTCAAGACCCGGTGCATCACCGGGAAGAAACGGCGGGACCTCTACGGCTTTCTGGACCGGGAGATCAACGCCGGGCGGCAGGTGTATATCGTCTGCCCCGCCATTGAGGACACCCCCGACGGCGGGCTGAACGCCGTGAAGACCTACTACGAAGACATCGCCAAGGCGCTGCTGCCCGACCGCCGGGTCGGCCTGATGCACGGCAAGCTCAAGCCAAAAGAAAAAGCCGCCGTCATGGAGGACTTCAAGGCCGGGCAGTTGGACGCGCTGGTCTCCACCACCGTCATCGAAGTCGGTGTGGACGTGCCGAACGCAACGGTCATGGTCATCGAGAACGCCGAGCGCTACGGCCTGAGCGCTTTGCACCAGCTGCGCGGCCGGGTGGGCCGCGGTGCGGCGGAGAGCTGGTGCTTCCTCGTCAGCGACAACACGAGCGAGCCAGTCCAGAAGCGGCTCAAATTCCTCTGCTCCACGGCAGACGGCTTCGCCGTGGCGCAGTACGATCTGGAAACGCGCGGCCCCGGCGACTTTTTCGGGAGCCGCCAGCACGGCCTGCCCACCCTCCAGATCGCCGACCTGATGAACGACACCCGCACCCTCCACGCCGCGCAGAGCGAAGCCGCCACCCTGCTGGCCGAAGACCCGCTCCTCACCGCACCAGACCACGCACTTCTGGCCGCGCAGGTCGAGCAGATGTTCGAAAAAGCCGGTGCGATGAACTGA
- a CDS encoding type IIA DNA topoisomerase subunit B — MARKQEYGNESITSLKGADRVRKRPAVIFGSDGVEGCAHSIFEIVSNSIDEARDGHGDTINVTRCKDGSVIVEDFGRGMPVDWNNGEGRYNWELLFCEMYAGGKYGEGEDNYEFSLGLNGLGLCATQYSSAWMTADIYRDGYHYHLDFKKGENVGGLQKEPYKGRRTGSIIHWKPDDEVFTDIDVPGSYYKDVLRRQAVVNAGLTLNFTDEKEKDPATGKAWKESWCYEHGIADYVAETAGEDTLTPVFSCESEATGRDREDQPEYKVKMSAAFCFSNKVQLLEYYHNSSWLEHGGSPEHAVRTAFVYQINKYLKDKNLYKKGESAISFQDVQDCLVYVSSSFSTRTSYENQTKKAITNKFVSQAMTDFLKHYLEVYFLEKPEEAQKICQQVLVNKQSREHAEKTRQSIKKTLSTQIDLANRVQKFVDCRTKDASRRELYIVEGDSAMGAVKQSRDSEYQAIMPIRGKILNCLKADYARIFKSDIIVDLIKVMGCGVELGGKHNKELATFNLDNLRYNKIVICTDADVDGYQIRTLVLTMLYRLTPTLINEGYVYIAESPLYEITTKDRTYFAYTEPEKAAFLKEIGEKKYTIQRSKGLGENDPEMMWLTTMNPESRRLIKVLPTDVEETARVFDLLLGDNLAGRKEHIAEHGAEYLDDLDVS; from the coding sequence ATGGCAAGAAAACAGGAATACGGTAACGAGAGCATTACTTCATTAAAGGGTGCGGACCGCGTCCGCAAGCGCCCGGCGGTCATCTTTGGCTCGGACGGTGTGGAGGGCTGCGCCCATTCGATCTTTGAGATCGTCTCCAACTCCATCGACGAGGCCCGCGACGGCCACGGCGACACCATCAACGTGACCCGCTGCAAGGACGGCAGCGTCATCGTCGAGGACTTTGGCCGCGGCATGCCCGTGGACTGGAACAACGGCGAGGGCCGCTACAACTGGGAGCTGCTGTTCTGCGAGATGTATGCAGGCGGCAAATACGGCGAGGGCGAGGACAACTACGAGTTCAGCCTGGGCCTGAACGGTCTGGGCCTGTGCGCCACCCAGTATTCGTCTGCCTGGATGACAGCCGACATCTACCGCGACGGCTATCATTATCATCTGGACTTCAAAAAGGGCGAGAACGTCGGCGGCCTGCAAAAAGAACCTTATAAGGGCCGCCGCACCGGAAGCATCATCCACTGGAAGCCGGACGACGAGGTCTTCACCGACATCGACGTGCCCGGCAGCTATTACAAGGATGTGCTGCGCCGTCAGGCCGTCGTCAACGCGGGGTTGACCCTGAACTTCACCGACGAAAAGGAGAAGGACCCCGCCACCGGCAAGGCCTGGAAGGAGAGCTGGTGCTACGAGCACGGCATCGCCGACTACGTGGCCGAGACGGCGGGCGAGGACACCCTGACCCCGGTGTTCAGCTGCGAGAGCGAGGCCACCGGCCGCGACCGCGAGGACCAGCCGGAATATAAGGTAAAGATGAGCGCGGCCTTCTGCTTCTCCAATAAGGTGCAGCTGCTGGAATACTACCACAACTCCTCCTGGCTGGAGCACGGCGGCAGCCCCGAACACGCGGTGCGCACGGCCTTCGTCTACCAGATCAACAAGTACCTGAAGGACAAGAATCTTTATAAGAAGGGCGAGAGCGCCATCAGCTTTCAGGATGTGCAGGACTGCCTGGTCTATGTCTCGTCCAGCTTCTCCACCCGCACCAGCTACGAGAACCAGACCAAGAAGGCCATCACCAACAAATTCGTCTCGCAGGCGATGACGGATTTCCTGAAGCACTATCTGGAAGTCTACTTCCTCGAAAAGCCGGAGGAAGCCCAGAAGATCTGCCAGCAGGTCCTGGTCAACAAGCAGAGCCGGGAACATGCCGAAAAGACGCGCCAGAGCATCAAAAAGACGCTCTCCACCCAGATCGACCTCGCCAACCGGGTGCAGAAGTTCGTGGACTGCCGCACTAAGGATGCTTCCCGCCGCGAGCTGTATATCGTCGAGGGCGATTCGGCTATGGGTGCCGTCAAGCAGAGCCGCGACAGCGAGTATCAGGCCATCATGCCCATCCGCGGCAAGATCCTGAACTGCCTTAAGGCCGACTATGCCCGCATCTTCAAGTCGGACATCATCGTGGACCTCATCAAGGTGATGGGCTGCGGCGTCGAGCTGGGCGGCAAGCACAACAAGGAGCTGGCGACCTTCAATCTGGACAACCTGCGGTACAACAAGATCGTCATCTGTACCGATGCCGATGTGGACGGCTACCAGATCCGCACCCTGGTGCTGACCATGCTCTACCGCCTGACGCCCACCCTCATCAACGAGGGCTATGTCTACATCGCGGAGTCGCCGCTGTACGAGATCACCACCAAAGACCGCACCTATTTCGCCTACACCGAGCCGGAGAAGGCGGCGTTCCTGAAGGAGATCGGCGAGAAGAAATATACCATCCAGCGTTCGAAAGGTCTGGGTGAGAACGACCCGGAGATGATGTGGCTGACCACCATGAACCCGGAGAGCCGCCGCCTCATCAAGGTGCTGCCCACCGATGTGGAGGAGACCGCCCGCGTGTTCGACCTGCTGCTGGGCGACAACCTCGCCGGACGCAAGGAGCATATCGCAGAGCACGGCGCAGAGTATCTGGACGATCTGGATGTGTCTTGA
- a CDS encoding metallophosphoesterase: MVYLTGDTHGDIDRFRHGRLRWLSRRDTVVVLGDFGFVWDGSKEEQKKLDWLRKRPYTLLFLDGCHENYDLLAQYPTEERFGGTVQALGGNVYHVCRGSVLTLEDKKYLCFGGAESQDKEEREPGVNWWPQEMPSDEEYARCEKTLEENGWQVDYVLTHDAPSRFLDFTALALGESNRLHLFLDKILLKLHYEKWFFGCYHKDVALSTKSRCVFCEIIPMK, translated from the coding sequence ATGGTATATCTGACGGGAGACACCCACGGCGACATCGACCGGTTCAGGCACGGCAGGCTCCGCTGGCTGAGCAGGCGGGATACCGTGGTGGTGCTGGGCGATTTCGGGTTCGTGTGGGACGGCAGCAAGGAGGAACAGAAAAAGCTGGATTGGCTGCGCAAACGCCCCTACACGCTGCTGTTTCTGGATGGCTGCCATGAGAACTACGACCTGCTGGCCCAGTACCCGACCGAGGAGCGGTTCGGTGGAACGGTCCAGGCGCTGGGCGGCAATGTCTATCATGTCTGCCGGGGCAGTGTGCTGACGCTGGAGGACAAAAAATATCTCTGCTTCGGCGGGGCCGAAAGTCAGGACAAAGAGGAACGGGAGCCTGGGGTCAACTGGTGGCCGCAGGAGATGCCCTCGGATGAGGAATATGCCCGCTGCGAAAAGACGCTGGAAGAAAACGGCTGGCAGGTAGATTATGTGCTGACCCACGACGCCCCAAGCAGGTTCCTGGATTTTACTGCGCTGGCGCTGGGCGAGTCGAACCGGCTGCACCTCTTCCTCGATAAGATCCTGCTGAAGCTGCACTACGAAAAATGGTTCTTTGGCTGCTACCACAAGGATGTGGCCCTTTCCACCAAGAGCCGGTGCGTTTTCTGCGAGATCATTCCCATGAAATAA
- a CDS encoding peptidoglycan-binding protein, with translation MATGILRIQAFAARQSAPVEGVTVNIVGDGFTAARMTDAEGNAADVTLTAPDCALSLEEDNTTRLPYAVCSLTASKAGYRTVRIQGIQVFAGQVTLAQPEMIPETEEDRDVENPPIVIPPHPLFAGGGGSGRAPTDPCAPRVLDRVIIPKNITVHLGKPAASARNVTVSFRRYIANVASSEVYPTWPESALRANIHCQISLALNRIYTEWYPSRGYSFNITNSTSYDQYYVHGRTVFDVMVRLTDDIFNTYLRKTGTVNPYYSEYCDGKSVTCPGLKQWGTVTLAKQGKTPLQILKYYYGSDIEIVRTNNIQAIPQSYPGSPLRQGDSGTAVFTLQRQLNRIAKDYPFFGKLTVDGVFGPRMASTVKTFQRQFNLTADGVVGRQTWYKISYIYVSVKDLAELTSEGETSSGTLSDGSWGGTALRTGSTGSAVEQVQFWLNTLAQYESAIPSLAVDGRYGASTASAVRAFQRRYGLTVDGVVGRETWNAIYNEFRSIQSDNGTPNAYPGTALREGASGQNVRLVQFWLKIAHTVYSRLNDLTVDGKFGAATTAAVKRFQTYFGLTSDGVVGRTTWNKLYEVYNDIANKLLSSSLRPGEYPGILRRGSSGTAVRELQFYLYLLSAYESSIPAVGIDGSFGAATENAVRAYQRFAGLTVDGIVGRATWESLYGKASALRSSGPVVTLKRLPYPGKPLTVGSEGSDVLYYTILLRRIAYYFESVEAPPLATGYTGETAAATRSAQALLGLPETGIADAETWTAVEALSLQLATGMPNPDRDAAREMAYPGRAMKEGSVGPDVMQIEQWINGRANLCCGEGFVRDNASFGPAETVAVKAAQARAGLQQTGTVGRETWAALRAQSCACDLEEG, from the coding sequence ATGGCGACTGGAATTCTGCGCATTCAGGCATTTGCGGCCCGGCAGTCGGCACCGGTGGAGGGGGTCACGGTGAACATCGTCGGCGACGGCTTCACCGCGGCCCGGATGACCGACGCCGAGGGCAATGCCGCGGACGTGACCCTGACCGCCCCGGACTGTGCCCTCTCACTGGAGGAGGACAATACCACCCGTCTGCCCTATGCGGTGTGCAGCCTGACGGCTTCGAAGGCGGGGTACCGCACCGTCCGCATCCAGGGCATCCAGGTCTTTGCGGGGCAGGTGACGCTGGCCCAGCCGGAGATGATCCCCGAAACGGAGGAGGACCGGGACGTGGAGAACCCGCCCATCGTCATCCCGCCCCACCCGCTGTTTGCGGGCGGCGGGGGCAGCGGCAGAGCACCCACCGATCCGTGTGCGCCCCGTGTGCTGGACCGGGTCATCATCCCGAAGAACATCACGGTCCATCTGGGCAAACCGGCGGCTTCGGCCCGGAACGTGACCGTCTCGTTCCGCAGGTATATCGCCAACGTGGCGTCCAGCGAAGTCTACCCGACCTGGCCGGAGAGCGCCTTGCGGGCGAACATCCACTGCCAGATCTCGCTGGCGCTGAACCGCATCTATACCGAGTGGTACCCCAGCCGGGGCTACAGCTTCAACATCACCAACTCCACCAGCTACGACCAGTATTACGTCCACGGGCGGACCGTGTTCGATGTCATGGTCCGGCTGACGGACGACATCTTCAATACCTATCTCCGGAAGACCGGAACGGTCAATCCCTACTACTCCGAATACTGCGACGGCAAGTCCGTCACCTGTCCGGGCCTGAAGCAGTGGGGCACGGTCACGCTGGCAAAACAGGGCAAAACACCGCTTCAGATCCTGAAATACTACTACGGCAGCGACATCGAGATCGTCCGGACCAACAACATCCAGGCCATCCCGCAGAGCTACCCCGGCTCGCCGCTGCGGCAGGGCGATTCCGGCACGGCGGTGTTCACGCTGCAGCGGCAGCTGAACCGCATCGCGAAGGATTACCCCTTCTTCGGCAAGCTGACCGTGGACGGTGTCTTCGGCCCCCGCATGGCGTCCACAGTCAAGACGTTCCAGCGGCAGTTCAACCTGACCGCCGACGGCGTGGTGGGGCGGCAGACCTGGTATAAGATCAGCTATATCTACGTGTCGGTCAAGGACCTTGCCGAACTGACCAGCGAGGGCGAGACCTCCAGCGGCACCCTGTCGGACGGCAGCTGGGGCGGCACGGCCCTGCGCACCGGTTCCACCGGCAGCGCGGTGGAGCAGGTGCAGTTCTGGCTGAATACGCTGGCGCAGTACGAATCTGCTATCCCGTCCCTTGCGGTGGACGGCCGCTACGGCGCGTCCACGGCCAGCGCGGTGCGGGCCTTCCAGCGGCGGTACGGCCTGACCGTGGACGGTGTGGTGGGCCGCGAGACCTGGAATGCCATCTACAACGAGTTCCGGAGCATCCAGTCGGACAACGGCACCCCCAACGCCTACCCCGGCACGGCTCTGCGGGAGGGGGCCAGCGGCCAGAACGTGCGGCTCGTGCAGTTCTGGCTCAAGATCGCCCACACCGTCTATTCCAGACTGAACGACCTCACCGTGGATGGAAAGTTCGGTGCGGCGACCACGGCGGCGGTAAAGCGGTTCCAGACCTACTTCGGATTGACCAGTGACGGCGTGGTGGGCCGCACCACCTGGAACAAGCTGTACGAGGTCTACAACGACATCGCCAACAAACTGCTGTCGTCCAGCCTGCGGCCCGGCGAGTATCCGGGCATCCTCCGGCGGGGCAGCAGCGGCACGGCGGTGCGGGAACTGCAATTCTACCTCTACCTCCTGAGCGCCTATGAATCCAGCATCCCGGCGGTGGGCATCGACGGCAGTTTTGGTGCAGCCACCGAGAACGCTGTGCGGGCCTACCAGCGGTTTGCAGGGCTGACGGTGGACGGCATCGTGGGGCGGGCGACCTGGGAGTCGCTCTACGGCAAGGCATCGGCTCTGCGCAGCAGCGGCCCGGTGGTCACGCTGAAACGGCTGCCCTACCCCGGTAAGCCGCTGACGGTGGGCAGCGAGGGCAGCGACGTGCTGTATTACACCATCCTGCTGCGGCGGATCGCCTATTACTTCGAGAGCGTGGAGGCACCGCCGCTGGCCACCGGCTACACCGGGGAGACTGCCGCTGCGACCCGCAGTGCCCAGGCGCTGCTCGGCCTGCCGGAGACCGGCATCGCGGACGCTGAGACCTGGACGGCGGTGGAGGCGCTGAGCCTGCAATTAGCGACCGGGATGCCCAACCCCGACCGGGATGCGGCACGGGAGATGGCATATCCGGGCCGTGCCATGAAGGAAGGGAGCGTCGGCCCGGATGTGATGCAAATCGAACAGTGGATCAACGGCCGGGCGAACCTCTGCTGCGGGGAGGGCTTCGTGCGGGATAATGCGTCCTTCGGCCCGGCGGAGACGGTGGCTGTGAAGGCCGCGCAGGCGCGGGCGGGCCTGCAGCAGACCGGCACCGTTGGCCGCGAGACCTGGGCGGCACTGCGGGCGCAGAGCTGCGCATGTGATTTGGAGGAGGGATGA